One Gloeobacter morelensis MG652769 DNA window includes the following coding sequences:
- a CDS encoding branched-chain amino acid ABC transporter permease, producing MLFQWSERLPAPLRRYGLLGVGLLIPAWMLLTSQPSYLANVAVTVAVYMVLAMGLNIVVGLAGLLDLGYIAFFAVGAYTYAIGAPHGLSFWLALPVAALLAAGFGVLLGAPTLPLRGDYLAIVTLGFGEIIRISLNNLDWLTRGPAGISGVPAPVIPWIGPKGFTWLTLYQPLQLYFVALAFVAFVYWMTSRLKQSRVGRAWVAIREDEIAAAAMGIDTVKLKLLAFATGAALAGMVGVLFAVQLTYVSPDSFTLIESVMVVSMVVLGGMGSVPGVALGALILIVLPEALRGFSEYRLLLFGAAMILVMLIRPQGLLGERQGVPPRPTGAGLEDETPFEVEKRDLPV from the coding sequence ATGCTATTTCAGTGGAGCGAACGCCTGCCGGCACCGCTCAGGCGCTACGGGCTTTTGGGTGTGGGCCTGCTCATCCCGGCATGGATGCTGCTCACTTCCCAGCCGAGCTACCTGGCCAATGTCGCGGTGACCGTGGCGGTTTACATGGTGCTGGCCATGGGGCTCAACATCGTGGTCGGCCTGGCGGGCCTGCTGGATCTAGGCTACATCGCCTTTTTTGCGGTGGGCGCCTATACCTACGCCATCGGGGCGCCCCATGGCCTCAGTTTCTGGCTCGCTCTGCCGGTGGCCGCCTTGCTTGCCGCCGGTTTCGGGGTGCTGCTGGGGGCGCCGACGCTGCCGTTGCGCGGCGACTATCTGGCCATCGTCACCCTCGGTTTCGGCGAAATCATCCGCATCTCGCTCAACAACCTCGACTGGCTCACCCGCGGCCCGGCGGGCATCAGCGGCGTACCGGCACCGGTCATTCCCTGGATAGGCCCCAAAGGTTTTACCTGGCTGACGCTCTATCAGCCGCTACAACTCTATTTCGTCGCGCTGGCCTTCGTCGCCTTTGTCTACTGGATGACCAGCCGCCTGAAGCAATCGCGCGTCGGCCGCGCCTGGGTGGCCATCCGCGAGGATGAAATTGCCGCCGCCGCCATGGGCATCGACACCGTCAAGCTCAAGCTCCTGGCCTTCGCCACCGGGGCGGCCCTAGCCGGCATGGTCGGGGTGCTCTTTGCCGTGCAGCTCACCTATGTCTCCCCCGACAGCTTCACCTTGATCGAATCGGTGATGGTCGTCTCGATGGTGGTCCTGGGAGGGATGGGATCGGTGCCGGGGGTGGCCCTCGGGGCTTTGATCCTGATTGTCCTGCCGGAGGCGCTGCGGGGCTTTTCCGAGTACCGGCTGTTGCTGTTTGGCGCGGCGATGATCCTGGTGATGCTCATCCGTCCCCAGGGATTATTGGGTGAGCGGCAGGGAGTGCCGCCCCGGCCCACCGGAGCGGGGCTTGAAGATGAAACGCCCTTTGAAGTCGAAAAGCGCGACCTGCCG